The proteins below come from a single Hippocampus zosterae strain Florida chromosome 5, ASM2543408v3, whole genome shotgun sequence genomic window:
- the LOC127601322 gene encoding trichohyalin-like isoform X1 → MMTQRATPPHHKKTKICIAMMSGHRPFAEKESAGELRVREPKMEENIASYLRFLEGNYRKMLIENSELSNTMRAGEKTQAELRKSNLELERFKVELRTINVELESVRVELRKTNRELDEIKASKDDLATEMAEKEASWRREKEELLQGRDEKQEDLETLEDMAGGWTVAEEKENEATEEDGKDCDETLKDPETHLELAGGWRVAKEKEVKIKEKEALAEIDYGKGCSEKEKDKEPEAKAQKDEDKNRGDNTQEEQEEDGKCWGRQQKEHDDQREKYENKEEGAKEEESKKEKGKEKIVEANGTREVEASQKEETGQEKEVKEQENMEAKEKETNRDEREQKLGEKERENQEKKETDSDQREQEEMENEQKRENNPNQQAEREEEVKGRHNQENEEKKERESGTSAHRTEKEVKNERTLESGRLKDFEEKEDREQQEVAKGARNEEEKMTPSGWKEERTEMKNEWERRDKGTNKEDKLEDEWRERVTKIKDEWRDRERKEDERRKEKDRKLKEDWVEMEKKEEEKRKDRERRLKAERKEREKREGEKRREREKLKAEWRVKEMKEEERRKEREKRKDEWWDSEEEDLGERRGEERRERERRDREEWKEKEKLRAEWRERERREEEKRKERERKLKAEWEEMEKRDKEKRKVRQKKEQRTVREKRREERRRGAGGDEAKEMSFFGRVINRICCGERKQD, encoded by the exons ATGATGACGCAGAGAGCGACGCCACCTCATCACAAAAAGACCAAAATATGCATCGCCATGATGTCGGGCCATCGGCCCTTTGCAGAGAAGGAGAGTGCCGGGGAGCTGAGGGTGCGCGAGCCCAAGATGGAGGAGAACATTGCCTCCTACCTGAGGTTTCTGGAGGGCAACTACCGCAAGATGCTGATTGAGAACTCTGAGCTGTCCAACACCATGCGGGCCGGAGAGAAGACACAGGCGGAGCTGCGCAAGAGCAACCTGGAGCTGGAGCGCTTCAAGGTGGAGCTGCGCACCATCAATGTGGAGCTGGAGAGCGTCCGAGTGGAGCTGCGCAAGACCAACCGCGAGCTGGACGAAATCAAGGCCTCTAAGGATGACCTGGCCACCGAGATGGCCGAAAAGGAGGCCAGCTGGAGGCGTGAGAAGGAGGAGCTGCTCCAGGGCAGGGACGAAAAGCAGGAGGATCTGGAGACCCTCGAG GACATGGCTGGAGGATGGACCGTggcggaggagaaggagaatGAGGCGACAGAGGAGGACGGCAAAGACTGCGATGAGACACTGAAGGACCCGGAGACCCATCTG GAGCTGGCTGGAGGATGGAGGGTGGCTAAGGAAAAGGAGGTGAAGATAAAAGAGAAAGAAGCGCTGGCGGAGATAGATTATGGCAAAGGGTGttccgagaaggagaaggacaaagAACCGGAAGCGAAAGCTCAAAAGGATGAGGATAAAAACAGGGGGGACAACAcacaggaggagcaggaggaggatggcaaaTGCTGGGGGAGGCAGCAGAAGGAACACGACGACCAGAGAGAGAAATATGAGAATAAGGAGGAGGGCGCAAAGGAGGAAGAAAGCAAAAAGGAGAAAGGGAAGGAAAAGATTGTGGAAGCGAACGGGACACGTGAGGTGGaagcaagccaaaaggaagaaACGGGACAGGAGAAGGAGGTCAAAGAGCAGGAAAATATGGAGGCCAAGGAGAAGGAAACCAACCGTGACGAGAGGGAACAGAAACTgggggagaaagagagggaaaaTCAGGAGAAGAAAGAGACTGACAGCGATCAGAGGGAGCAGGAAGAAATGGAAAATgagcaaaagagagaaaacaacCCAAATCAGCAGGCAGAGCGCGAGGAAGAAGTGAAAGGGAGGCACAATCAGGAGAACGAGGagaagaaagagagggagagcgGAACCTCCGCTCACCGGACGGAGAAGGAGGTGAAGAATGAGCGCACGCTGGAGAGCGGCCGTCTGAAGGATTTCGAGGAGAAGGAGGACAGGGAGCAGCAAGAGGTGGCGAAAGGTGCTCGAAATGAGGAGGAGAAGATGACTCCAAGCGGCTGGAAGGAGGAGAGAACGGAGATGAAGAATGAATGGGAAAGGAGAGACAAGGGGACAAACAAGGAGGATAAACTGGAGGACGAGTGGAGGGAGAGGGTGACCAAAATCAAGGACGAGTGGCGAGACAGAGAACGCAAGGAGGAcgagaggaggaaggagaaagACCGCAAGCTGAAGGAGGACTGGGTGGAGatggagaagaaggaggaggagaagaggaaggaCCGCGAGAGGAGGCTGAAGGCCGAGCGGAAGGAGAGGGAGAAGCGGGAAGGTGAGAAAAGAAGGGAGAGGGAGAAGCTCAAGGCCGAGTGGAGGGTGAAGgagatgaaggaggaggagaggcgcaAGGAGAGGGAGAAGAGGAAGGACGAGTGGTGggacagcgaggaggaggaTCTGGGCgagaggaggggggaggagagGAGGGAACGCGAGAGGAGGGATAGGGAGGAgtggaaggagaaggagaagctgCGGGCCGAgtggagggagcgagagaggagggaggaggagaagaggaaggagcGGGAGAGGAAGCTGAAGGCCGAGTGGGAGGAGATGGAGAAGCGGGACAAGGAGAAGAGAAAGGTGAGGCAGAAGAAGGAGCAGAGGACGGTGCGAGagaagaggagggaggagaggaggaggggagcGGGAGGCGACGAGGCCAAGGAGATGTCCTTCTTCGGGAGGGTCATCAATCGCATCTGCTGTGGCGAGAGAAAACAAGACTGA
- the LOC127601322 gene encoding golgin subfamily A member 6-like protein 22 isoform X2, which produces MEENIASYLRFLEGNYRKMLIENSELSNTMRAGEKTQAELRKSNLELERFKVELRTINVELESVRVELRKTNRELDEIKASKDDLATEMAEKEASWRREKEELLQGRDEKQEDLETLEDMAGGWTVAEEKENEATEEDGKDCDETLKDPETHLELAGGWRVAKEKEVKIKEKEALAEIDYGKGCSEKEKDKEPEAKAQKDEDKNRGDNTQEEQEEDGKCWGRQQKEHDDQREKYENKEEGAKEEESKKEKGKEKIVEANGTREVEASQKEETGQEKEVKEQENMEAKEKETNRDEREQKLGEKERENQEKKETDSDQREQEEMENEQKRENNPNQQAEREEEVKGRHNQENEEKKERESGTSAHRTEKEVKNERTLESGRLKDFEEKEDREQQEVAKGARNEEEKMTPSGWKEERTEMKNEWERRDKGTNKEDKLEDEWRERVTKIKDEWRDRERKEDERRKEKDRKLKEDWVEMEKKEEEKRKDRERRLKAERKEREKREGEKRREREKLKAEWRVKEMKEEERRKEREKRKDEWWDSEEEDLGERRGEERRERERRDREEWKEKEKLRAEWRERERREEEKRKERERKLKAEWEEMEKRDKEKRKVRQKKEQRTVREKRREERRRGAGGDEAKEMSFFGRVINRICCGERKQD; this is translated from the exons ATGGAGGAGAACATTGCCTCCTACCTGAGGTTTCTGGAGGGCAACTACCGCAAGATGCTGATTGAGAACTCTGAGCTGTCCAACACCATGCGGGCCGGAGAGAAGACACAGGCGGAGCTGCGCAAGAGCAACCTGGAGCTGGAGCGCTTCAAGGTGGAGCTGCGCACCATCAATGTGGAGCTGGAGAGCGTCCGAGTGGAGCTGCGCAAGACCAACCGCGAGCTGGACGAAATCAAGGCCTCTAAGGATGACCTGGCCACCGAGATGGCCGAAAAGGAGGCCAGCTGGAGGCGTGAGAAGGAGGAGCTGCTCCAGGGCAGGGACGAAAAGCAGGAGGATCTGGAGACCCTCGAG GACATGGCTGGAGGATGGACCGTggcggaggagaaggagaatGAGGCGACAGAGGAGGACGGCAAAGACTGCGATGAGACACTGAAGGACCCGGAGACCCATCTG GAGCTGGCTGGAGGATGGAGGGTGGCTAAGGAAAAGGAGGTGAAGATAAAAGAGAAAGAAGCGCTGGCGGAGATAGATTATGGCAAAGGGTGttccgagaaggagaaggacaaagAACCGGAAGCGAAAGCTCAAAAGGATGAGGATAAAAACAGGGGGGACAACAcacaggaggagcaggaggaggatggcaaaTGCTGGGGGAGGCAGCAGAAGGAACACGACGACCAGAGAGAGAAATATGAGAATAAGGAGGAGGGCGCAAAGGAGGAAGAAAGCAAAAAGGAGAAAGGGAAGGAAAAGATTGTGGAAGCGAACGGGACACGTGAGGTGGaagcaagccaaaaggaagaaACGGGACAGGAGAAGGAGGTCAAAGAGCAGGAAAATATGGAGGCCAAGGAGAAGGAAACCAACCGTGACGAGAGGGAACAGAAACTgggggagaaagagagggaaaaTCAGGAGAAGAAAGAGACTGACAGCGATCAGAGGGAGCAGGAAGAAATGGAAAATgagcaaaagagagaaaacaacCCAAATCAGCAGGCAGAGCGCGAGGAAGAAGTGAAAGGGAGGCACAATCAGGAGAACGAGGagaagaaagagagggagagcgGAACCTCCGCTCACCGGACGGAGAAGGAGGTGAAGAATGAGCGCACGCTGGAGAGCGGCCGTCTGAAGGATTTCGAGGAGAAGGAGGACAGGGAGCAGCAAGAGGTGGCGAAAGGTGCTCGAAATGAGGAGGAGAAGATGACTCCAAGCGGCTGGAAGGAGGAGAGAACGGAGATGAAGAATGAATGGGAAAGGAGAGACAAGGGGACAAACAAGGAGGATAAACTGGAGGACGAGTGGAGGGAGAGGGTGACCAAAATCAAGGACGAGTGGCGAGACAGAGAACGCAAGGAGGAcgagaggaggaaggagaaagACCGCAAGCTGAAGGAGGACTGGGTGGAGatggagaagaaggaggaggagaagaggaaggaCCGCGAGAGGAGGCTGAAGGCCGAGCGGAAGGAGAGGGAGAAGCGGGAAGGTGAGAAAAGAAGGGAGAGGGAGAAGCTCAAGGCCGAGTGGAGGGTGAAGgagatgaaggaggaggagaggcgcaAGGAGAGGGAGAAGAGGAAGGACGAGTGGTGggacagcgaggaggaggaTCTGGGCgagaggaggggggaggagagGAGGGAACGCGAGAGGAGGGATAGGGAGGAgtggaaggagaaggagaagctgCGGGCCGAgtggagggagcgagagaggagggaggaggagaagaggaaggagcGGGAGAGGAAGCTGAAGGCCGAGTGGGAGGAGATGGAGAAGCGGGACAAGGAGAAGAGAAAGGTGAGGCAGAAGAAGGAGCAGAGGACGGTGCGAGagaagaggagggaggagaggaggaggggagcGGGAGGCGACGAGGCCAAGGAGATGTCCTTCTTCGGGAGGGTCATCAATCGCATCTGCTGTGGCGAGAGAAAACAAGACTGA